The genomic region gaagtttttAATATGTATGCTGAAGGAGGGGGTTTTATACTTGCCAAATGCATTTGTTTTAAAAATTTATGCTGTCTCTTTCCATCCACACTCCACAAGCTGCTATTTCATTTTGCCTGGAGTTACATTACTTGGAAGTTTTAATGCTGCTGTTGCAATTGGCTGGAGTTTTATTTGCTATAGTTTAAACTTCAGACTTTCACCATGCCACACAAGAGGAAGTTAATGCTCTAAATGCATTTTCTTGGAAGCCTTTCATGATGATCTTTTAATAGCCATGCGAGGAGGGGAAGCGCTGGTTTTACACCTACCATAATGCCATTTGCTCCTTGTTTCAATGTTTCAAACATCTACTCCAAAACCATTTCCTTCCATTGCATAAGTTTATaaaagattggaatctctaataTGCCAATGTAGAACATTCAACTTTGAGTAAGCCATAGCATCAATCACTTTCTTGATTATCTCTAGGGGTTGAAATACTGTGAAATTAGAACATTCCACCACAAAATTAATGCACAGgcgtgagccaggtcgggccccaaagtgggtctgactaaaaaaaatttcgttttcatgcaactgacccctagaatgcttcacggacctcaaacatacctctggaaatgatcggcaccattttcggatcataaaattgcattttacatccttcaggcaattatgccacaattttcgcatttaatcgcgaagacgtaattttcaaacctgtcaaaacacctttctggagctcgccatctgacaggcatgtactttgatatacaaggatgacatctaccaaacagtttctcaagacgagtcccgaacgaagagatattaatttccgaaaatggccaactggctttgtcgacactgcggacctgatgaagtcaatgtcctggcaacacatgatgcctttctcaaaaatatcaaacgacctccataggccctcaaatttggaacataggtacctttaagtacatattaaatctttgaattctcagttcgatcacccgactgacaggatgcaaacggcgcgctcaccaaaatggctacattaactgatataacactggagtgcggataactgaatttgatggcaaaatgagctcttttgaaaaaccgatcaaacggattgataaaggcttgaaatttgaaacttatttcaccatttataccaacattagcccggaacaaacattctgacatgacgctcaccaggacatttttacacttgtgcaaacatcacaaactacaaatggatttggcttcaaaaactagGCAAATGGATTCGTaaagacctgaaattttgtaggctgactcaaattaatgcatacaattgaatccattttgaatttctccatgacgatcaacagggaaaaagatataatcgcccaaagtaggctactcaataaaatttgcatttgtgcctagaatgcactttcagcgcacccctcgaaatgggtacctagtaaacttctccaaactgaattttgaaagttgcaacacactaaataggccaaatgaaaggtgtgggacatgaatcccgagccttaccctccgaaaatcaactggctccattttacccctttgctaactaggccattcaaactgactcattcggGTACCTTTCTaacatgcagggcaaaattttgaaatgggcctttaaaattgattcaattttaatcagtcccaacagggTATCTTGAGTCATGCCTACAAGAACTTTTGTGAGTCATGCCATGAACACTTCCATACCTTGTTTACTTGCATTTCTCTTGAAAGGTTCTATTGAGTCATGCCTTTGAGCGTTTCCATGAAGTCATGACTATGAACATTCCTACACTTTCTTGATAACTATATGGAGATATAAAATGTAGTCCATTAATATCATTACAATTTTAACACTTGTTGCTTATATGAATCCACAAATTCTTCATAGAAAGCATGAGTGACTCCTTACAACAAGGTATGCATATCACTTTTTATCACTAAAAGTATGGAAACTAGTATGATAACATTCGGTCTTTGGATCATGTGCAAACTTTAGAGATATTGATATTACTTCAGACACATCTGAAATGTTAAGTCATCTTGCACACATTTCTGGTGTTATTCAACGATTGTGGATCATCTtcaacatccaacattgaacatctACCAACACTACATGCATCACATTATGGGGGGATGCATAGTCCATTGTTTCTCTCCTATGGAGGGATAACATTCATTGTACTTGTGCATAGTTGTCGTCCTTCGGGGTCCTGATCAATCCTTCCTTTTGTGACCTATCTTCTCCACTTGTACATTCACATCGTATCTGTAATGTTGGTAGAAACGGGGCTCTCTAGTCTAAACATACAATCTAAAAAATCAAACCCAATCTTGTCAATTATATTGGAGGACAACTAATAAGCCCAACTAAAAACCCTTGGGAGAGTTGGCAACTATAGTTGATGATTGTTctcttttgttgatttgattgattggataagTTGAATGCAAAGAACTAAGCTAAAAGGTGCAaaatttacaacaaacaacataaatAGACAAATACAAAATTGATAATTAGAGTAAAATCCTAGATTTGGAAAGAGGATACAGAGAGGAACATGTCTAAAAGATGTAGGCTCAAAATTAGTGGAATATAGGGCTAGGCACCATAGTCCTAACAACTTTGTAGGTGTAGAACAAGGATCTAACTGAATTTAGGAGCATCCAATCTTCCTTCTAGTCAATTTTCAAGTCAAACTACCTGGACTATATGGTGCTACGCACCTTAGTTTAGGTGGACTATGGGGATAGGATCCCTAGTCCCCCTATTTTCTATTGAACTTCATTTTGTTATCTCTCTCTCAACTTGTACTACACTCTTGTACTCCCACTCTAAACTTGAAACTTATTTTTAAACCTAGATTTGCACAAATGGAGAGAAAAATGGTTTTGTTATGTATAGGATGTTGCCTCAATAAAACCTTAGGTTGTACTCAGCCCTACAAAAGTGATTTCTTAGGCTTTTTATTATAGATGTATTAAGTGGCAAGCACATGAAAAATTGAAAGGAAGTGGCTACTAATACATTGGGAACATGTAGGCATCTTCCCTCATGAGATCAATTAATAATAGTAGAGTGGCATATGACTTATTATAGTCAAGCTCCCCACAACCCATTCCTATCCCCCTCCATCTCCCCCTTACTAGAACATAAATTTTGGGTGGGGGGCCAGTGATGATAAAGAGTTAAAGTTTGAAATGAAATTCTTGAATGAAAATGTTTAACTggaatgattataccttcaattgatgatgcaattctcttaggataagtcttctacattcaattgatgatgcaattctcttaggataagtctaatgaataatgatgaacaaataataccctaactggtactgagagggggggttgaatcagtacagacaaaaactttctcaacactatcatattaaaacaatgctgaccggttgtcttcaccattgaacttaaccatgagtatactggttaaacacagatacttcagacaacatttaccagatcttaaatcttgatgactacttcctgatataatcaagcatgagttttatcaacaatatcacaatcatttagcactacatgcataactaacttaataaaaaactactcaatcatcacatgaaaactcacaacccataacacaaatttttcatgtggaaacccaaatgggaaaaaccacggtggggatgaatacccacaagcttgttttgaactcttttaacttagttcgctttgttaggagcctagtcttgttaaagactttacaataaggttgtgttaggaaccgatcctgttagggatcacttggttaagggatggatataaaccctgttaaaggttgaaaccctgttaaaggttaccttgctagaggatttaaagaactcaatgaacttgagtcacctggttagaggatttgcaacaaacctgttaaagctacccagtcaaggtattttccttctattgaaatggttagaagtcaataggtaaagatttgatctgataacaacactacttgctaaggaagATCATTTTCATCTTctctcctctacaatcacactctgtagattccacactctagtttggcaagtatctcaacatgtggacacaaacacattatttgccaacacaaacaataacaaacatcattgaccttatagacaacaattaggtcagtagcataaaccctaaaccctaaacattttaggtttacaattacaagcggtccaatcctgaccgttagaTCCATTGCATAAAATGAagcgatctaaaatagatctcaagtcattttgcatcgtccaatcttcactccatctggaaatcagtaacccatcacgcactcttcaTACACCGCTAAGAACATCgtgcattcccgaggtagacattcaatgcattcgatcttcacatgcacataactgacATGGCACCACGATCTCATCCTtttctcttaactaactcatcacagaatgtcatcggttgcaccgcataaGCCAAACCGGAAACTCTAGAGCTGaatagagactaccaactggtagtcacacttagtgaaccccgacattggtccactccatcccggttgactatAGCCGTTTCCagtcttcataccagttcataccggttcacctattgacatcaatgacaacatacattgtcatcgcttcatcatatgccaataatctccccctttggcattgatgaaaatacTCAGCATATCATTACTTAATAACATCCGGTTCAGTTTCAAAGGATCACTACCATTTCAAATGATCACTACCGCCACCATCTGGACTGGTCAGTGTGTACATGCTCAATATCTTCTCCCCAAACAATATATTttcttcatcagatatcttctccccctttgacagcaatgccaaagtggaggcacaagcttccaagctccactatgctctataaaaatattataaaacacaAAAATTGATTTTAGTATTCCATCGGTAATGTTTTATCTTATAAGATCTATGCTTATCGTGCAAGATCTTGATACGTCTGGTGGATTGTAATATAATCAAGTTGAGACAATGGAGGGCCCACAAGCACAACCAATTTCTAGATAATTGAAACAGTCACCGTTTCACTTACCAGTCATGTAAATGCACATTTAAGGAAAGAACAAATTTCACCCGAGAATTCATGTCTTCCAAGTCATCTTAATCTCAAGCCCATTCAATATAAACTAATCCCCACCACCCCATTTCTTCACATATTCATTTTGCATTGATGCTTCTGTTTTGTATTATCCTATGAAGAACACACAGCTTCAACATTTCAGGATGAAGATGGTCTGTGCTTTAGTCTTCATGCTCATGGTTATGGTATCCACAGTATATTGCAGGATTGTTGAATTGGTACCTTCAGAATATCGGGGTAAGGGACACCATTACAAGCCTCTCAAGATAGAGATTGCTAGGTTTGCAACCTCGGGTTCTCCTGCCTCCATGGGAAACCCAGAGACTTCCTCCAAAGGGCCAAGGTCCCTAGCTACAATATCCCAAGAAAGCTCTATGTCGCTGGAAAATTGTGTAAGCTATCTGGAACTGCTTGCAGAAGAAGGATATGACACAGACAATGAAAACTTTGTTCCAAAACCTTGTTGCAGATTTTTCGAAAACCTTGGGAATGAGGAGTCTGAGGCTTATATGTGTGAAAATGTGAAAAAGATATTTGGAAAGTTTGGCAATTACTATGCATATGTTGAGGCAGGGCTTGGGATTGTTGCCAAATGCAAGAATAAATCTCCTGCTGCTTTTAGTTGTAAGGTTGTACAAGCACAAACAAACCCAACTTGTATTTCTATCTTTTGAGTTAGTTTtgatgtctattttcatattcttgGTGGGCTTTGATGTTTATTTCTTGTTGATTTGCAGGGACAGCATTAAGCGTACTCTCTACAAAGAGCCATCAGGAGATATAATTATAGCATATGATAAGGAATGAAGCGGTGATCATATCAGGAGATATGTTTAACCTCTTTTTTCGAATAGTCTGTACTGCTCCCTTtcatatcaataaaatatttataagACAGTCTAAATATGCATGGATCTTTGTGATTTTCAGGGTTTTAAACAACAATCTATTATGTTCATATTGATTTTATTTTACTTAGGGTTTTATATAAATCTACATAATTGGTTTTATCTGATAACTGAATTGAGGTTATTTCTGAAACACAATCTAATCATCATTTTAGAAAACCTTCATTTTAAGAAACCATCATTTCAAAGTTATATGCTAAAAATTTCATGAGTATGGGGTCGTCTCTGAACAGATCCTTTATGTTCAGAAAATGATATGATTTTACTTTATTTAGGGTTTTATATAAATCTATAAAATTGTTTAGTTATATCATTGGTAATATAAGTTCTGAAATCTTTTTTGCTGAGTGTATTCCACCAAAATCATATTCAAAACACAATCCTGAATTTATCCTTTATGATATTAGAATATTATGCTGAACACATATTAGAATATTTGTCtggatctaatcttttgaatggaATCTGTAATTGTGTAACTATTTTTTCTGAACTTTATATAGGTCTGGAACTGTCTCTCCAAACAGATTCTTGTATTGTATTGCATGGAGGTTTAGATTCTTATTGATAAAGTTAAATTATTAATCTTCTGAATACTAAATGTAACCTTTTGAATGGAAACTGTTACTGCATAACTACTCTTTCTAAAGTTTATACGGGTCCAGGTTGGCTCTCTGAACAGATCCTTATATTACGCGGAAGTTGAAGTTGCTCGACGATAAGACGGAACTCTTAATCTTCTAAATATAAAGTATTATTTATTACAACTTCCAGTTAGCATCTTGGATTGAATCTGTCATTGTACAAAGTTTCTTTACGAATTATCAGTTCACCAATAAAAAGCATAAAAATCCGCAGATAGCATAAATACGTTCAAAGTTAACAATAAAAGCCCAGATTGTAATCTTTGATTGCCTTTTTAACAGTTGAAGAGTTAATGTCGTTCAAATAGGAAGTGAATACTTCCAAAACATATAgaaattgattacaatatttacaACATCATGGAAATAAAGTTTACTAATTTTATGGTTTGAATGTGTTGGGCCCTTGAATGCCAGACCATAGGAAATATTGCATTAGTAATAAACCCTCAGCTTATAAAGATTGAAGCTCGGAAATTATTAAGATGTGTCTTTGGAGGGGCCAGGGGGATATTGGTGGAGGGAGTGAATGGCCGGTTTCTGGCGGTGACACTGAAGgtaaagaggaaagaggaaagagaagTTGTTACTGTGGAGGGTGGTCTATGTCTGACGTCACTCTGGATCTGTTGATGTATGGGGTAAGCCGGATAATAGAAACTAATTCGtatattcataaataaataaaaaatgtaagaCCAAAATGTGCATGACCTTGAATTTGGGTTGTGTCGATTCATGATGCTGTCATATATATAGGCATACCATGTTCATTTCCTCCAACTCTAAGCATACAACGACTGGAAACAAGACACTCAGCTTATTGCAATAGTGATTAAATCTTGAAAATGGATGACGACCCTAACTTATTACCTGGGGCGAAGCTCATGAGCGAATTGCCAAGACAGAGATACAAAGTCGAGTTAAAACCAGATGACATCAATATTGTCTCATGGAAAAAGTTAACAAAGGAAAAAGCTCAACAAACTAGCCAAAGTGAGCAAAAACCACAGCCTGACAATATTGAGCAAAAACCACGTAATTATTTCAGTGCAGTTCTTGAAAGAATGGAGAACATTTACCGGGGAGTTGATAGCAGTGATGAGGAGGGAGAAAATGTTGGTGAAGGTGGTGCTATGGATTATTATGATTGTGACGACTCTTTTATAGACGATTCTGAGTTAAATGAGTACtacaaactggagaaaacaaaatcTAAGTACAGTGGGTTTTATATAGAAAGGAGGTCCCCAGAGGAAGATAAAGAGCCCGGTTCCCTTCCTGTGGGCGAATCAtcaaaaaagaagaggaaaagaatctCCATGGAGGAAATCCCCAAAAAAAGACCAAAGAAGAGGGTGCGTCGAATGATATCTTCTCCTGCAAAAGAAGCCATGAATAAGGTTATGGGTCATGATATGGATGAGCTTGATGATACTAAGATAAAAACTTCCATGGAGGAAATCCCAAAAAAAAGACCAAAGAAGAGGGTGAGTCGCATGCAAATATCTTCTCCTGCAAATGAAGCCATGGATAAGGTTGTGGGTTATGATAGGGATGAGCTTGATGATAGTAAGATAAACAAAGAGTTAGGTTCCACTTCCACTGGTGTTTTAGGATCGGATAGGTGCAAAGAAGTGGGCAATGTTAGGAAGAGGGAAAAAAATTCCATGGTGGAAATCCCAAAAAAAAGACCAAAGACGAGGGCGAGTCAAATGCAAATACCTTCTCCTACAAATGAAGCCATGGATAAAGCTGTGGATCGTGATATGGATGAGCTTGAGGATACTAAGATAAATAAAGAGTTGGGTTCTACTTCCACTGGTGTCTTAGGATCAGATGGGTGCAAAGAAGTGGGCAATGTTAGTGCATCTAATGTCAAAGACGATGAGCCTGAGTTTTCAAATATGTTGGAGAAGGCATTCGTTGATTTAGAAAGTGCTGTTGTAGAGTCAAGTGCACAACAGGCTGATATGAGTCAGGTAGCTGGTTCATCTGAAGGAGGGGGTAGTAAGAGAAGGTATTTGCCTCCTGGTGTGAAGCAAAGGCTTAATGAAGTTGCCAGTTTAGCCATTGCAAAGTATGGGGAAGTACCAGGTCATATTTCTGATAGGCTACACAGCATTTTAGGGCACATCATGCAACGAAGAAACTTAACAAGATGGTTCAGGAGAATGGTGAAAAAACATGACGATGCTTTGCAAAAAGGTACTGAGGCTTATGGAAGTAGTGACCAAGATACTGATGCCTTGCAGAAAACTGATGGAGTCAAGGTAAGTGAACCTTTGGTCTTGCAGGAAAGCAATGAGGATGACATAGATGAACCTTAGTTTTTTAGAGAGGAACAGGTTTAGAACCTTTATGGAGTGTGATAGGTTTCATCTATAATGGAAAGAAAGGCTTATATACTAGTCCTAAGGAGGGAGATTATTAGGTTATTAAAATTTTAGATTATTAATCATAAAAGAATAAATAGTATATTTATAttgatttttgtttaatttttatgtttattttttaaataatgattTAAGTGAATTTTTGGTATTGTAGGAAAggaatgaggatgaggatgaggatgagacaGACGAACTTTAATTGCAAGAGAGAAATAAGTGTTATGTATTTTCATTCATAATATAGAGAAAAATGTTAAA from Cryptomeria japonica chromosome 3, Sugi_1.0, whole genome shotgun sequence harbors:
- the LOC131033717 gene encoding uncharacterized protein LOC131033717; translated protein: MKNTQLQHFRMKMVCALVFMLMVMVSTVYCRIVELVPSEYRGKGHHYKPLKIEIARFATSGSPASMGNPETSSKGPRSLATISQESSMSLENCVSYLELLAEEGYDTDNENFVPKPCCRFFENLGNEESEAYMCENVKKIFGKFGNYYAYVEAGLGIVAKCKNKSPAAFSCKGQH
- the LOC131033622 gene encoding ubinuclein-1-like; the encoded protein is MDDDPNLLPGAKLMSELPRQRYKVELKPDDINIVSWKKLTKEKAQQTSQSEQKPQPDNIEQKPRNYFSAVLERMENIYRGVDSSDEEGENVGEGGAMDYYDCDDSFIDDSELNEYYKLEKTKSKYSGFYIERRSPEEDKEPGSLPVGESSKKKRKRISMEEIPKKRPKKRVRRMISSPAKEAMNKVMGHDMDELDDTKIKTSMEEIPKKRPKKRVSRMQISSPANEAMDKVVGYDRDELDDSKINKELGSTSTGVLGSDRCKEVGNVRKREKNSMVEIPKKRPKTRASQMQIPSPTNEAMDKAVDRDMDELEDTKINKELGSTSTGVLGSDGCKEVGNVSASNVKDDEPEFSNMLEKAFVDLESAVVESSAQQADMSQVAGSSEGGGSKRRYLPPGVKQRLNEVASLAIAKYGEVPGHISDRLHSILGHIMQRRNLTRWFRRMVKKHDDALQKGTEAYGSSDQDTDALQKTDGVKERNEDEDEDETDEL